Proteins from a single region of Nocardiopsis dassonvillei subsp. dassonvillei DSM 43111:
- a CDS encoding macrolide family glycosyltransferase produces MVGTPTVSHVLPSLEVIRELVDRGHRVTYANDPLLADTITGVGAELVPYSTILPTGDGTWPDDPVKGMDIFLDEAINQLPALRAAYDGDRPDLFLYDISGFAARVLSVNWDIPSVQLSPTYVAWADYEDTVLKWLRAQPGAEEHYAKLDAWLADNGVTGLDHSSFAGVPERALALIPREMQPFADTVAETVTFVGPCLGDRADQGEWTRPADADNVLLVSLGSAFTNQPGFYRACLEAFGDLPGWHVVLQIGKYVDPAELGEVPGNVEVHTWVPQLAVLRQADAFVTHAGMGGSSEGLYTGVPMIAVPQAVDQFDNADRLVELGVARRIDTGEASAERLRSALLELTADPGVARRLAEVSARLQASGTSYAADLVEAELPA; encoded by the coding sequence ATGGTCGGCACCCCCACCGTGAGCCACGTCCTGCCCAGCCTGGAGGTCATCCGCGAGCTGGTGGACCGGGGCCACCGGGTCACCTACGCCAACGACCCCCTGCTGGCCGACACCATCACCGGCGTCGGGGCCGAACTCGTCCCCTACTCCACCATCCTGCCCACCGGCGACGGCACCTGGCCGGACGACCCGGTCAAGGGCATGGACATCTTCCTGGACGAGGCGATCAACCAGCTGCCCGCCCTGCGCGCCGCCTACGACGGAGACCGTCCCGACCTGTTCCTGTACGACATCTCGGGGTTCGCCGCCCGGGTCCTCTCCGTCAACTGGGACATCCCCTCCGTGCAGCTCTCGCCCACCTACGTGGCCTGGGCCGACTACGAGGACACCGTCCTGAAGTGGCTGCGCGCCCAGCCCGGGGCCGAGGAGCACTACGCCAAGCTCGACGCCTGGCTCGCCGACAACGGCGTCACCGGCCTCGACCACTCCTCCTTCGCCGGGGTGCCGGAGCGGGCGCTGGCGCTGATCCCACGCGAGATGCAGCCCTTCGCCGACACCGTGGCCGAGACGGTGACCTTCGTGGGGCCGTGCCTGGGTGACCGGGCCGACCAGGGCGAATGGACCCGTCCGGCGGACGCCGACAACGTCCTGCTGGTCTCCCTGGGGTCGGCGTTCACCAACCAGCCGGGGTTCTACCGCGCCTGCCTGGAGGCCTTCGGGGACCTGCCCGGCTGGCACGTGGTGCTCCAGATCGGCAAGTACGTGGACCCCGCCGAGCTGGGGGAGGTGCCGGGCAACGTCGAGGTGCACACGTGGGTGCCGCAGCTGGCCGTCCTGCGCCAGGCCGACGCCTTCGTCACCCACGCCGGTATGGGCGGCTCCAGCGAGGGCCTCTACACGGGGGTGCCGATGATCGCCGTCCCGCAGGCCGTCGACCAGTTCGACAACGCCGACCGACTGGTGGAACTCGGCGTCGCCCGGAGGATCGACACCGGGGAGGCCAGCGCGGAGCGGCTGCGCTCGGCCCTGCTGGAGCTGACCGCCGACCCCGGGGTCGCCCGCCGCCTCGCCGAGGTCAGCGCCCGGCTCCAGGCCAGCGGTACCTCCTACGCGGCCGACCTGGTCGAGGCGGAACTGCCCGCCTGA
- a CDS encoding glutaminase encodes MSDRDDYAEVLDAVMERVRSHIGEGRVADYIPELANVDPDEFGFAVATVDGDLYSVGDHSRTRFSMQSITKVFTLALVMSRSGDSVWKRVHREPSGNSFNSLYQLEFESGVPRNPMINPGALIVTDQLLSDTGDAVGALGELLCAETGDPDLHTDNLVARSEDEHGDRNRSLAYLMSSFGNMRNPVPEVLDHYFRQCAITVSCEELARVGLLLARHGRRADGSQLLSRSDARRVMAVMLTCGTYDAAGEFAYRVGLPCKSGVGGGILAIVPGRCSVAAWGPGLDAKGNSVTAALALEAFTDITNCSVF; translated from the coding sequence GTGAGTGACCGCGACGACTACGCAGAGGTGCTCGACGCCGTCATGGAGAGGGTGCGGTCGCACATCGGCGAGGGCCGGGTCGCCGACTACATCCCCGAACTGGCCAACGTGGACCCGGACGAGTTCGGGTTCGCCGTGGCCACGGTGGACGGCGACCTGTACAGCGTCGGCGACCACTCCCGCACGCGCTTCTCCATGCAGAGCATCACCAAGGTGTTCACCCTGGCGCTGGTGATGAGCAGGTCCGGGGACAGCGTGTGGAAGCGGGTCCACCGGGAGCCCTCGGGCAACTCCTTCAACTCCCTGTACCAGCTGGAGTTCGAGAGCGGTGTGCCCCGCAACCCGATGATCAACCCGGGCGCGCTCATCGTCACCGACCAGCTGCTGTCCGACACCGGGGACGCCGTCGGCGCCCTGGGGGAGCTGCTGTGCGCGGAGACGGGCGACCCCGACCTGCACACGGACAACCTGGTGGCGCGCTCGGAGGACGAGCACGGCGACCGCAACCGGTCGCTGGCCTACCTCATGTCGAGCTTCGGCAACATGCGCAACCCGGTGCCGGAGGTTCTGGACCACTACTTCCGGCAGTGCGCGATCACCGTCAGCTGTGAGGAGCTGGCCCGGGTGGGGCTGCTGCTGGCGCGCCACGGCAGGCGGGCGGACGGCTCCCAGCTGCTCAGCCGCTCCGACGCGCGCCGCGTCATGGCGGTGATGCTCACCTGCGGCACCTACGACGCCGCGGGTGAGTTCGCCTACCGTGTCGGCCTGCCCTGCAAGAGCGGGGTGGGCGGCGGCATCCTCGCGATCGTGCCGGGGCGCTGCTCCGTGGCGGCGTGGGGACCCGGCCTGGACGCCAAGGGCAACTCGGTGACGGCGGCGCTGGCCCTGGAGGCCTTCACCGACATCACCAACTGCTCCGTGTTCTGA
- a CDS encoding response regulator transcription factor, whose amino-acid sequence MATVADMSETEREIGVVLVDDDALVRVGLVMMMGGAPDIRVLAEAEDGSAVVDLVARHSPDVVLMDIRMPTVDGLTATERLRALEDPPEVLVLTTFDADEHVLRALRAGAAGFLLKDTPPAEIVESVRQVSRGMSVLSPAVTRRLVERVGANDRGERALRARERLSALNGRELEVAVAVGEGRSNADIASALFLSVPTVKTHVSSILTKLGLNNRVQVALLVHDAQLLDGRG is encoded by the coding sequence ATGGCTACCGTGGCCGACATGAGCGAGACGGAGCGGGAGATCGGGGTCGTGCTCGTCGATGACGACGCGCTGGTCCGGGTCGGCCTGGTGATGATGATGGGCGGCGCGCCCGACATCCGGGTGCTGGCCGAGGCCGAGGACGGGAGCGCGGTGGTCGACCTGGTGGCGCGCCACTCCCCCGACGTGGTCCTGATGGACATCCGGATGCCGACGGTGGACGGGCTGACCGCCACCGAGCGGCTGCGGGCCCTGGAGGACCCGCCGGAGGTGCTGGTGCTGACCACCTTCGACGCCGACGAGCACGTGCTGCGCGCGCTGCGGGCCGGCGCGGCCGGGTTCCTGCTCAAGGACACCCCTCCGGCGGAGATCGTGGAGTCGGTGCGCCAGGTGTCCCGGGGCATGTCGGTGCTCTCCCCGGCGGTGACGCGGCGGCTGGTCGAACGGGTGGGCGCCAACGACCGCGGCGAGCGGGCCCTGCGTGCGCGCGAGCGGCTCTCGGCGCTCAACGGCCGGGAGTTGGAGGTGGCCGTGGCGGTCGGCGAGGGCCGGTCCAACGCCGACATCGCCTCGGCCCTGTTCCTGAGCGTGCCGACGGTCAAGACGCACGTGTCGAGCATCCTCACCAAGCTCGGGCTCAACAACCGCGTCCAGGTGGCGCTGCTCGTGCACGACGCCCAGCTCCTGGACGGGAGGGGCTGA
- a CDS encoding NAD-dependent epimerase/dehydratase family protein, with the protein MSTLVTGATGMVGRRVLTQLRSRGLPATGASRTSKTRLDWTDTSNWDEILDGVKNVLVVTPVGSALGDRVAGFLERAAAAGAVNAVVLTAMGSEYAPSDSDQRVAELRARDLFGRWTVLRSNWLFQDFTEGMFAGLARSRNGRLELPVKKRTEVSFVDARDVADAAVAALLDDHSGREYTLTGPQPLTFREVVKQTRGTESPVWRFKAVDEAGFYFRAADRGWNDRFIDTLNERFAAAVRGRAAEVTEDVRAALGRDPIPLGRFVREATL; encoded by the coding sequence ATGAGCACTCTGGTCACCGGAGCCACCGGAATGGTGGGCCGCCGCGTCCTCACCCAGCTGAGGAGTCGCGGCCTGCCCGCGACGGGCGCGTCCCGCACCTCGAAGACCCGTCTGGACTGGACCGACACCTCCAACTGGGACGAGATCCTCGACGGCGTCAAGAACGTCCTCGTGGTGACACCGGTCGGGAGCGCGCTGGGCGACCGGGTCGCCGGGTTCCTGGAGAGGGCCGCCGCGGCCGGGGCCGTCAACGCCGTGGTCCTGACCGCCATGGGCAGCGAGTACGCGCCGTCGGACTCCGACCAGCGCGTCGCCGAGCTGCGGGCCAGGGACCTGTTCGGCCGGTGGACCGTGCTGCGGTCCAACTGGCTCTTCCAGGACTTCACCGAGGGGATGTTCGCCGGTCTGGCGCGCTCGCGCAACGGCCGCCTCGAACTGCCGGTCAAGAAGAGGACCGAGGTCAGCTTCGTGGACGCCCGCGACGTGGCCGACGCCGCCGTCGCGGCCCTGCTGGACGACCACAGCGGCAGGGAGTACACGCTCACGGGACCGCAGCCGCTCACCTTCCGCGAGGTGGTCAAGCAGACCCGGGGCACCGAGAGCCCGGTGTGGCGGTTCAAGGCCGTCGACGAGGCGGGCTTCTACTTCCGCGCCGCGGACCGGGGGTGGAACGACCGCTTCATCGACACCCTCAACGAGCGCTTCGCCGCCGCGGTCCGGGGCAGGGCGGCCGAGGTCACCGAGGACGTGCGCGCGGCGCTCGGCCGCGACCCCATCCCGCTGGGCCGCTTCGTCCGCGAGGCCACGCTCTGA
- a CDS encoding citrate synthase, translating into MSEDDKERTVELHYEGGVLKLPVFTGTEGERTIELKTLLGSTGMTTLDPGFGNTASCSSEITYIDGAAGILRYRGYPIEDLAVGATFIEVAYLVIYGELPDADQLKEFADKLRDNADIPADMGALIDAMPRNGHPMSLMASAVNTLAAYYDDSVDPGDEDQVELATIRLLAKLPTIAARIYRNSIGEKPIGPDSSLDYVDNFIRMTFGDVHADSELGDLFNQAVGMLLVLHADHELNCSTATVRVVGSSKADIYASVASGINALSGPSHGGANQAVLEMLEEIRDSGISIEDFLEKVKAREMRLMGFGHRVYKNFDPRSKEIKVLASQILDRDENPDELFALALKLEAAALADSYFTERKLYPNVDFYTGVIYRTMGFPTNMFTVLFAIGRLPGWIAHYREQLRDPAFRIARPRQHYVGSAERRLPGQG; encoded by the coding sequence ATGAGCGAAGACGACAAAGAGCGCACGGTGGAGCTCCACTACGAGGGCGGCGTGCTGAAGCTGCCGGTGTTCACCGGTACCGAGGGTGAGCGCACCATCGAGCTGAAGACCCTGCTGGGGTCGACGGGGATGACGACCCTGGACCCGGGGTTCGGCAACACCGCTTCGTGTAGCTCGGAGATCACCTACATCGACGGGGCCGCCGGGATCCTGCGCTATCGCGGGTACCCGATCGAGGACCTCGCCGTGGGCGCGACCTTCATCGAGGTCGCCTACCTGGTGATCTACGGCGAGCTGCCCGACGCGGACCAGCTCAAGGAGTTCGCCGACAAGCTGCGCGACAACGCCGACATCCCGGCCGACATGGGCGCGCTCATCGACGCGATGCCCCGCAACGGCCACCCCATGTCCCTCATGGCCAGCGCCGTGAACACCCTCGCCGCCTACTACGACGACAGCGTCGACCCCGGCGACGAGGACCAGGTGGAGCTCGCCACGATCCGGCTGTTGGCCAAGCTGCCGACGATCGCGGCCCGCATCTACCGCAACTCGATCGGCGAGAAGCCGATCGGCCCGGACAGCTCGCTCGACTACGTCGACAACTTCATCCGGATGACCTTCGGCGACGTCCACGCCGACAGCGAGCTGGGCGACCTGTTCAACCAGGCCGTCGGTATGCTGCTGGTGCTGCACGCCGACCACGAGCTCAACTGCTCCACCGCCACCGTACGCGTCGTCGGCTCCTCGAAGGCCGACATCTACGCCAGCGTGGCCTCGGGCATCAACGCCCTCTCCGGCCCGTCCCACGGCGGCGCCAACCAGGCCGTCCTGGAGATGCTGGAGGAGATCCGCGACTCGGGCATCTCCATCGAGGACTTCCTGGAGAAGGTCAAGGCCCGCGAGATGCGCCTCATGGGCTTCGGGCACCGGGTCTACAAGAACTTCGACCCGCGCAGCAAGGAGATCAAGGTTCTGGCCAGCCAGATCCTCGACCGCGACGAGAACCCGGACGAGCTGTTCGCGCTCGCCCTCAAGCTCGAGGCCGCCGCGCTCGCCGACTCCTACTTCACCGAGCGCAAGCTCTACCCGAACGTCGACTTCTACACCGGCGTCATCTACCGCACCATGGGCTTCCCGACCAACATGTTCACCGTGTTGTTCGCCATCGGCCGCCTGCCCGGCTGGATCGCCCACTACCGCGAGCAGCTGCGCGACCCGGCCTTCCGGATCGCGCGCCCGCGCCAGCACTACGTCGGCTCCGCCGAGCGCCGGCTCCCCGGCCAGGGGTAA
- a CDS encoding acyl-CoA dehydrogenase family protein, translating into MSDFDLFRTTEEHEELREAVRSVAEDKIAPHAAEVDERSAFPQDALDALVATDFHAPHIAEEYDGVGADALATCIVIEEVARVCASSSLIPAVNKLGTMPLILGASEEVKRRYLPEVASGEAMFSYGLSEREAGSDTASMRTQAVADGDGWILNGQKSWITNAGVSKYYTVLAVTDPEGARGRNVSAFVLHADDEGFTLGEPERKLGIKGSPTRELFFDNVRVPGDRIVGAPGEGLKIALRTLDHTRVTIGAQAVGIAQGALDQAVAYVKERKQFGRHIADFQGVQFMLADMAMKLETARQMVYVAAAKSERGDDDLPFYGAAAKCFASDAAMEITTDAVQLLGGAGYVKDFPLERMMRDAKITQIYEGTNQIQRMVMARQLLK; encoded by the coding sequence ATGAGCGACTTCGACCTGTTCAGGACCACCGAGGAGCACGAGGAGCTGCGCGAGGCCGTACGCTCCGTCGCCGAGGACAAGATCGCCCCGCACGCGGCGGAGGTGGACGAGAGGAGCGCCTTCCCCCAGGACGCCCTCGACGCGCTGGTGGCCACGGACTTCCACGCCCCGCACATCGCCGAGGAGTACGACGGTGTGGGCGCCGACGCCCTGGCCACCTGCATCGTCATCGAGGAGGTCGCCCGCGTGTGCGCCTCCTCCTCCCTGATCCCCGCCGTCAACAAGCTCGGCACCATGCCGCTGATCCTGGGCGCCTCCGAGGAGGTCAAGCGGCGCTACCTGCCCGAGGTGGCCAGCGGCGAGGCGATGTTCTCCTACGGCCTGTCCGAGCGCGAGGCCGGTTCCGACACCGCGAGCATGCGCACCCAGGCCGTCGCCGACGGCGACGGCTGGATCCTCAACGGCCAGAAGTCCTGGATCACCAACGCCGGGGTCAGCAAGTACTACACGGTGCTGGCGGTGACCGACCCCGAGGGCGCGCGCGGCCGCAACGTCTCCGCCTTCGTGCTGCACGCCGACGACGAGGGCTTCACGCTGGGCGAGCCCGAGCGCAAGCTCGGCATCAAGGGCTCCCCCACCCGCGAGCTGTTCTTCGACAACGTGCGCGTCCCCGGCGACCGCATCGTCGGCGCCCCGGGCGAGGGCCTCAAGATCGCGCTGCGCACCCTGGACCACACCCGCGTCACCATCGGCGCGCAGGCCGTCGGCATCGCGCAGGGCGCGCTGGACCAGGCGGTGGCCTACGTCAAGGAGCGCAAGCAGTTCGGCAGGCACATCGCCGACTTCCAGGGCGTGCAGTTCATGCTCGCCGACATGGCGATGAAGCTGGAGACCGCGCGGCAGATGGTCTACGTGGCCGCCGCCAAGTCCGAGCGCGGCGACGACGACCTGCCGTTCTACGGCGCCGCCGCCAAGTGCTTCGCCTCCGACGCCGCCATGGAGATCACCACCGACGCCGTGCAGCTCCTGGGCGGCGCGGGCTACGTGAAGGACTTCCCCCTGGAACGCATGATGCGCGACGCCAAGATCACCCAGATCTACGAGGGCACCAACCAGATCCAGCGCATGGTGATGGCCCGCCAGCTGCTCAAGTAG
- a CDS encoding TetR/AcrR family transcriptional regulator, with protein sequence MENSGGRGGQARGDTRAVVLAAVRLFTGDGFEATTMDQIAAATGVSRRSLFRRFGSKEDILFAEHDELFATVEGFLEASPDDPLTSVLSATRLVLQGYLGDPEITVPRYRLVRAHARLRDREVAMTARYQAAFSRYLARRGGGADRSLAAGVVAASLIAAHNHVLRGWLRGPEQDVREVWARFDEAMEFVRRAAEPMLRTAPEPRRDRVLVAVYPGGTGREELLRRVAEAVRESEGTEGPERVEGAEGPAKA encoded by the coding sequence ATGGAGAACTCGGGAGGCCGGGGTGGTCAGGCGCGCGGGGACACCCGCGCTGTGGTGCTGGCCGCGGTGCGGCTGTTCACCGGGGACGGCTTCGAGGCCACGACGATGGACCAGATCGCCGCGGCCACGGGCGTGAGCCGACGCAGCCTGTTCCGCCGCTTCGGCTCGAAGGAGGACATCCTCTTCGCCGAGCACGACGAGTTGTTCGCCACGGTCGAGGGCTTCCTGGAGGCCTCCCCGGACGACCCGCTGACGTCGGTCCTCTCCGCCACCCGGCTGGTGCTCCAGGGGTACCTGGGCGATCCGGAGATCACCGTGCCCCGCTACCGCCTGGTCCGCGCCCACGCCCGCCTGCGCGACCGGGAGGTGGCGATGACCGCCCGCTACCAGGCCGCCTTCAGCCGCTACCTGGCGCGGCGCGGGGGAGGCGCTGACCGCTCGCTGGCCGCCGGGGTGGTGGCGGCGTCGCTCATCGCGGCGCACAACCACGTCCTGCGCGGGTGGCTGCGCGGCCCGGAACAGGACGTCCGAGAGGTGTGGGCGCGCTTCGACGAGGCCATGGAGTTCGTCCGCCGGGCCGCCGAGCCGATGCTGCGCACCGCGCCGGAGCCTCGGCGCGACCGGGTGCTCGTGGCGGTCTACCCCGGTGGCACCGGCCGCGAGGAGCTGCTCCGCCGTGTCGCCGAGGCCGTCCGGGAGTCCGAGGGGACCGAGGGACCGGAGAGGGTGGAAGGGGCCGAGGGACCCGCGAAGGCGTAG
- a CDS encoding sensor histidine kinase, whose amino-acid sequence MAGRCGARDWIVDSSIFLIALLSVLMNAAEFPHLPVREPVLPVWLKAADAALSLLACLALWWRRRWPVQIAVVLVLYSAVSGLASGAMLIALFSLAVRRPPRTSLAVYGLSVGASLVHAALWPDPHAPFLVILLLGAALQGAVTGWGLTVQHRRELVESLRDRALHAETEAQLRAEHAQHQVREAMAREIHDVLGHRLSLLSVHAGALEYRPDAPAEEVARSAKVIRESAHQALQDLREVIGVLRAPVGELPQPTMADLRQLVEEADEAGTRVEFVQECAGTVPERTGRTAYRIVQEGLTNVRKHAPGATTRVLVRGAPGDGLLVEVGNDPSPGAPPAASGGDGDGQGLVGLAERVSLASGRLEHGPDGRGGWRLAAWLPWPT is encoded by the coding sequence ATGGCCGGGCGGTGCGGCGCGCGCGACTGGATCGTGGACTCCTCCATCTTCCTGATCGCCCTCCTCTCCGTACTGATGAACGCCGCCGAGTTCCCCCACCTGCCCGTCCGGGAACCGGTCCTGCCCGTGTGGCTCAAGGCCGCCGACGCGGCCCTCTCCCTGCTGGCCTGCCTGGCGCTGTGGTGGCGGCGGCGCTGGCCGGTCCAGATCGCCGTCGTGCTCGTCCTGTACTCCGCCGTCTCCGGTCTGGCCTCGGGCGCGATGCTCATCGCCCTGTTCTCCCTGGCCGTGCGCCGTCCGCCCCGCACCAGCCTGGCGGTGTACGGGCTGAGCGTGGGCGCCTCGCTCGTGCACGCCGCGCTGTGGCCCGACCCGCACGCCCCGTTCCTGGTGATCCTCCTGCTGGGGGCCGCCCTCCAGGGCGCCGTGACCGGCTGGGGGCTCACCGTCCAGCACCGGCGCGAGCTGGTGGAGTCGCTGCGCGACCGGGCCCTGCACGCCGAGACGGAGGCGCAGCTGCGCGCCGAGCACGCCCAGCACCAGGTCCGCGAGGCCATGGCCCGCGAGATCCACGACGTGCTCGGGCACCGGCTGTCGCTGCTGAGCGTGCACGCGGGCGCCCTGGAGTACCGGCCCGACGCCCCCGCCGAGGAGGTGGCCCGGTCGGCGAAGGTGATCCGCGAGAGCGCCCACCAGGCCCTCCAGGACCTGCGGGAGGTGATCGGCGTGCTGCGCGCGCCCGTCGGGGAGCTGCCGCAGCCGACCATGGCCGACCTGCGGCAGCTGGTGGAGGAGGCCGACGAGGCCGGGACCCGGGTGGAGTTCGTGCAGGAGTGCGCCGGGACGGTCCCCGAGCGCACCGGGCGCACCGCCTACCGGATCGTCCAGGAGGGGCTGACGAACGTGCGCAAGCACGCCCCGGGCGCCACCACGCGCGTACTGGTCCGGGGAGCCCCGGGCGACGGCCTGCTGGTGGAGGTGGGCAACGACCCCTCCCCCGGCGCCCCTCCCGCGGCGTCGGGCGGGGACGGCGACGGCCAGGGCCTGGTCGGGCTCGCCGAGCGGGTGTCCCTGGCCTCGGGGCGGCTGGAGCACGGCCCGGACGGTCGGGGTGGCTGGCGGCTGGCGGCATGGCTACCGTGGCCGACATGA
- a CDS encoding HdeD family acid-resistance protein: MVRYAWAGDLLGELSRNWWLVVLRGVAAVLFGLVALVWPGKTLVVLAIVFGVYALVDAAALGYAAYRSSVGARLPLVVQAVLSAVLGVIALFWPVAAIVALVFVVGVWAVVTGVAEIVTAIRLRAHISSEWLLVFVGALSVVFGLLLWFWPLEGAQAIMFVIAMYAVIFGAVMAVAGFRLRGAAEAFLPPEDSPAFAGLGEPEEPEEPYDRGTRPGDLLEDRADRADRASHDDDLDRWGERDSADRGDDQGRWDDRDDRGGWDDRPGGRHRAPGDEGGPDELR, translated from the coding sequence ATGGTCAGGTACGCGTGGGCCGGTGACCTGCTCGGTGAGCTGAGCCGGAACTGGTGGCTGGTGGTCCTACGGGGGGTCGCCGCGGTCCTCTTCGGTCTGGTCGCGCTGGTCTGGCCGGGCAAGACGCTGGTGGTCCTGGCGATCGTCTTCGGCGTCTACGCGCTGGTCGACGCCGCGGCCCTCGGGTACGCGGCCTACCGCTCGTCGGTCGGCGCCCGGCTGCCGCTGGTCGTCCAGGCGGTCCTCAGCGCCGTCCTGGGGGTGATCGCCCTCTTCTGGCCGGTCGCGGCGATCGTCGCGCTCGTGTTCGTCGTCGGCGTCTGGGCCGTGGTCACGGGTGTGGCCGAGATCGTCACCGCCATCCGCCTGCGGGCGCACATCAGCTCCGAGTGGCTGCTGGTCTTCGTCGGGGCGCTCTCGGTCGTCTTCGGGCTCCTGCTGTGGTTCTGGCCGCTGGAGGGCGCGCAGGCCATCATGTTCGTGATCGCGATGTACGCGGTCATCTTCGGCGCGGTCATGGCCGTGGCCGGGTTCCGTCTCCGGGGCGCGGCCGAGGCCTTCCTGCCCCCGGAGGACTCGCCCGCCTTCGCCGGTCTCGGCGAGCCCGAGGAACCCGAGGAGCCGTACGACCGCGGAACCCGCCCCGGCGACCTCCTGGAGGACCGCGCCGACCGGGCCGACCGCGCCTCCCACGACGACGACCTGGACCGCTGGGGTGAGCGCGACTCCGCGGACCGGGGGGACGATCAGGGCCGGTGGGACGACAGGGACGACCGCGGCGGCTGGGACGACCGGCCGGGCGGCAGACACCGAGCCCCGGGTGACGAGGGCGGCCCCGACGAGCTCCGCTGA
- a CDS encoding peptide chain release factor 3, producing MSVDTAGATKQESEVVREASRRRTFAVISHPDAGKSTLTEALALHAAAISSAGAVHGKGDRKGVTSDWMEMEQDRGISITSAALRIDYDDRVLNLVDTPGHADFSEDTYRVLSAVDCAIMLLDSAKGLEPQTLKLFDVCRARKMPVITFVNKWDRPGREPLELLDEIEQRIGLRPTPMNWPVGIAGDFRGLIDRREGVYTKMSRTPGGAHKAIEEVLEPERAAEVEADAWVQAQEEIELLEALGADFDAESFLAGESSPVLFGAALPNFGVGQLLEAVVGLAPAPGPKEDDRERPRAVADPFSGQVFKMQANMDKNHRDRMAFVRISSGRFDRGMVLTHAPTGRPFATKYTQAVFGSDRTTIETAYPGDVIALVNAQALAVGDTLYDGPKVSYPPIPSFAPEHFVVARAKDASKYKQFQRGIAQMDAEGVVQVLSSDVRGEQAPVLAAVGPLQFDVVKHRMEHEFRAPIEASPLDYSVARRTDAESAPALHALSGAEVLRRRGDGELLVLVHNKWRLRVIERDHPTLFMEPLLAGGVDEAE from the coding sequence ATGAGCGTGGACACGGCGGGCGCCACCAAGCAGGAGTCTGAGGTCGTACGCGAGGCCTCCCGGCGGCGGACGTTCGCGGTGATCTCCCACCCCGACGCCGGAAAGTCCACCCTGACCGAGGCCCTGGCGCTGCACGCCGCCGCGATCTCCTCGGCGGGCGCCGTGCACGGCAAGGGCGACCGCAAGGGCGTGACCTCGGACTGGATGGAGATGGAGCAGGACCGCGGCATCTCCATCACCTCCGCCGCGCTGCGCATCGACTACGACGACCGGGTGCTCAACCTGGTGGACACCCCCGGCCACGCCGACTTCTCCGAGGACACCTACCGGGTGCTGTCCGCGGTGGACTGCGCGATCATGCTGCTGGACTCGGCCAAGGGCCTGGAGCCGCAGACGCTCAAGCTCTTCGACGTGTGCCGGGCCCGGAAGATGCCGGTCATCACCTTCGTCAACAAGTGGGACCGCCCCGGCCGCGAGCCCCTGGAGCTGCTGGACGAGATCGAGCAGCGCATCGGGCTGCGCCCCACCCCGATGAACTGGCCGGTGGGCATCGCCGGGGACTTCCGCGGCCTCATCGACCGCCGTGAGGGCGTCTACACCAAGATGTCGCGCACCCCGGGAGGGGCCCACAAGGCCATCGAGGAGGTGCTGGAGCCCGAGCGCGCCGCCGAGGTGGAGGCCGACGCCTGGGTCCAGGCCCAGGAGGAGATCGAGCTGCTGGAGGCGCTGGGCGCCGACTTCGACGCCGAGTCCTTCCTGGCGGGGGAGTCCTCCCCGGTGCTCTTCGGCGCCGCGCTGCCCAACTTCGGGGTCGGTCAGCTGCTGGAGGCCGTGGTGGGCCTGGCCCCGGCCCCCGGGCCCAAGGAGGACGACCGCGAGCGCCCGCGCGCCGTGGCCGACCCGTTCTCGGGCCAGGTGTTCAAGATGCAGGCCAACATGGACAAGAACCACCGGGACCGGATGGCCTTCGTGCGCATCAGCTCGGGCCGCTTCGACCGCGGCATGGTGCTCACCCACGCGCCCACGGGGCGTCCGTTCGCCACCAAGTACACCCAGGCGGTGTTCGGATCCGACCGCACCACCATCGAGACGGCCTACCCCGGAGACGTGATCGCGCTGGTCAACGCCCAGGCGCTGGCCGTGGGCGACACCCTCTACGACGGCCCCAAGGTGTCCTACCCGCCGATCCCGAGCTTCGCCCCCGAGCACTTCGTGGTGGCGCGGGCCAAGGACGCGAGCAAGTACAAGCAGTTCCAGCGCGGCATCGCCCAGATGGACGCCGAGGGCGTGGTGCAGGTGCTGTCCTCGGACGTGCGCGGTGAGCAGGCGCCGGTGCTCGCGGCGGTGGGCCCCCTCCAGTTCGACGTGGTCAAGCACCGCATGGAGCACGAGTTCCGGGCCCCGATCGAGGCCTCGCCGCTGGACTACTCCGTGGCGCGGCGCACCGACGCCGAGTCGGCTCCCGCCCTGCACGCCCTGTCGGGCGCGGAGGTGCTGCGGCGACGGGGCGACGGCGAGCTTCTGGTGCTGGTGCACAACAAGTGGCGTCTGAGGGTGATCGAGCGCGACCACCCGACGCTGTTCATGGAGCCGTTGCTGGCCGGAGGCGTCGACGAGGCCGAGTGA